A genomic segment from Streptosporangium roseum DSM 43021 encodes:
- a CDS encoding MFS transporter: protein MVGPYRGLFSTPGVKGFVIAGFVGRIPMSMLGLGIILLIEALTDSFAMAGAVAATVNVSYAVAAPLTGRLVDRFGQARVIVPLTLAHGTALTGLMLCAEFGAPAWSLFATGVLAGASAVSLGSLVRARWSHLLAGSSRLHAAFSFESVADEVVFVGGPALVTALATMVNPYAGLIVALVCTIAGTLAFAMQRGTEPPVNRGERHSGSPITIPGVALLSCVFLAMGAVFGSVDLITVAFAEEHGAKPAAGLLLAAFAGGSLVSGLWYGARQWKLSLRSRFVRAIGVFAVGLTPIALIGDVRVMAPALFLAGLAISPTIITGYTLIERLVPARLLTEGMSWVSTSVGFGVALGAWAGGRLTDAFGASNAYGFSFACAILAVIIGVGGSAWLRTPVPQQ, encoded by the coding sequence GTGGTCGGGCCGTACCGGGGGTTGTTCAGCACTCCCGGCGTCAAGGGTTTCGTGATCGCCGGATTCGTCGGGCGGATACCGATGTCGATGCTCGGCCTCGGCATCATCCTGCTCATCGAGGCCCTCACCGACTCCTTCGCCATGGCGGGCGCGGTCGCGGCCACCGTCAACGTCTCCTACGCCGTCGCCGCGCCCCTGACGGGACGCCTGGTGGACAGGTTCGGCCAGGCCAGGGTAATCGTCCCGCTCACCCTGGCACACGGCACCGCGCTGACGGGCCTGATGCTCTGCGCGGAGTTCGGGGCGCCCGCGTGGAGCCTGTTCGCCACCGGCGTCCTGGCCGGCGCGAGCGCGGTGTCGCTCGGCTCGCTCGTGCGGGCCCGCTGGTCCCACCTGCTCGCGGGGTCCAGCAGGCTTCACGCGGCGTTCTCCTTCGAGTCGGTCGCCGACGAGGTCGTCTTCGTCGGCGGGCCGGCGCTGGTCACCGCCCTGGCCACCATGGTCAACCCCTACGCCGGCCTGATCGTCGCCCTGGTCTGCACGATCGCGGGCACCCTCGCCTTCGCGATGCAGCGCGGCACCGAGCCACCGGTCAACCGGGGCGAGAGGCACTCCGGCAGCCCGATCACCATCCCCGGGGTCGCCCTGCTGTCGTGCGTCTTCCTGGCGATGGGCGCGGTCTTCGGCTCGGTCGACCTGATCACGGTGGCCTTCGCCGAGGAGCACGGGGCCAAACCCGCCGCCGGCCTGCTGCTCGCCGCGTTCGCGGGCGGCAGCCTGGTCTCCGGCCTCTGGTACGGCGCGCGGCAGTGGAAGCTCTCGCTGCGCAGCCGGTTCGTCCGCGCCATCGGGGTGTTCGCGGTCGGCCTGACCCCGATCGCCCTGATCGGCGACGTCAGGGTCATGGCTCCGGCGCTGTTCCTCGCCGGGCTGGCCATCTCCCCCACGATCATCACCGGCTACACGCTGATCGAGCGGCTGGTCCCGGCCCGCCTGCTCACCGAGGGCATGTCGTGGGTCTCCACCTCGGTCGGCTTCGGCGTGGCGCTCGGCGCCTGGGCGGGCGGCCGCCTCACCGACGCGTTCGGCGCCTCCAACGCCTACGGCTTCTCCTTCGCCTGCGCCATACTCGCTGTGATCATCGGTGTCGGCGGCTCCGCCTGGCTGCGGACCCCTGTTCCCCAGCAGTAA
- a CDS encoding ferrochelatase — MGTYDALLVVSFGGPEKPDDVMPFLENVVRGRGIPRERLLEVEAHYQRFGGMSPINQQCRDLIAAIEPTIDLPVYWGNRNWHPYLEDTLRQMAADGVRRAAAFVTAAYSSYSACRQYIDDIALARAAVEGAPEIVKLRHYFDHPGFVAAMVDHTRAALEELPAEHRDAARLVFTAHSIPVSMAATSGPGGGAYEAQLRRTASLIAAGLGGDRPWDLVWQSRSGAPHIPWLEPDVCDHLGGIDAPAVVLVPIGFVSDHMEVVYDLDVEAAELAGKIGLPLARAATAGTHPRFVAMVGELLAEPEPVACAATCCPAPARRTAPAPGAGRHG, encoded by the coding sequence ATGGGGACTTACGACGCGTTGCTCGTCGTCTCGTTCGGGGGGCCGGAGAAGCCTGACGACGTGATGCCGTTTCTGGAGAACGTGGTGCGGGGCCGGGGGATCCCGCGTGAGCGGCTGCTGGAGGTCGAGGCGCACTACCAGCGTTTCGGCGGGATGAGCCCGATCAACCAGCAGTGCCGCGACCTGATCGCCGCGATCGAGCCGACCATCGACCTGCCGGTCTACTGGGGGAACCGCAACTGGCATCCCTACCTGGAGGACACGCTCCGCCAGATGGCCGCCGACGGCGTCCGCCGGGCGGCGGCCTTCGTCACCGCCGCCTACAGCTCGTACTCGGCCTGCCGGCAGTACATCGACGACATCGCCCTGGCCAGGGCCGCGGTCGAGGGCGCGCCGGAGATCGTCAAGCTCCGGCACTACTTCGACCATCCCGGCTTCGTCGCGGCCATGGTGGACCACACCCGCGCGGCCCTGGAGGAGCTGCCGGCCGAGCACAGGGACGCCGCGCGCCTGGTCTTCACCGCGCACAGCATCCCCGTCTCGATGGCGGCGACGTCCGGGCCGGGTGGCGGGGCGTACGAGGCGCAGCTACGCCGGACGGCCTCGCTGATCGCCGCCGGGCTGGGCGGCGACCGGCCGTGGGACCTGGTCTGGCAGAGCCGCAGCGGCGCCCCGCACATCCCGTGGCTGGAGCCCGACGTCTGCGACCACCTGGGCGGGATCGACGCCCCCGCGGTGGTGCTGGTGCCGATCGGTTTCGTCTCCGACCACATGGAGGTCGTCTACGACCTCGACGTGGAGGCCGCGGAGCTGGCCGGGAAGATCGGCCTGCCACTGGCCAGGGCCGCCACCGCGGGCACCCACCCCCGGTTCGTCGCGATGGTCGGCGAGCTGCTGGCCGAGCCGGAGCCGGTCGCCTGCGCGGCCACCTGCTGCCCCGCCCCGGCCCGCCGTACCGCCCCGGCGCCGGGGGCCGGCCGTCACGGGTAG
- a CDS encoding lytic transglycosylase domain-containing protein, whose translation MSHLPRLWAFVTMIAIVAALAVVVGAVFLATRPAGSLTATAAESDLPDLAGLAPLAGPPTAGPTPAPSAAPVTPVTPVTPATGGPGITLTPPRLLVISQASLPQQTKEDISQLKHVEKIDSFDGGAVRISGAGLNLLAVDPARFRAWAPKAVAEQPRVWSALTQGEFVADSSAVRRFGLVLGSEYQVDGGPRLRVAASASFGLPGVDGLVGMETGRRLGLLPGVALLVHGPEKAATALNAGVRRLLGSGAQVVTVGGGRTARAAADKSAADRPATGKTTAKTTGKTTAKQPRAPRQVAVGRPGSYLDLYRRSAAVCPGLSWTVLAAIGQVESSHGRNNGPSSAGAQGPMQFMPATWKAYGVDGDGDGVADIWSPYDAVPSAANYLCANGAGQGGKKLEKAIWFYNHSWSYVSKVMSISLGYARAYP comes from the coding sequence GTGTCGCATCTTCCCCGGTTGTGGGCGTTCGTCACGATGATCGCCATCGTGGCCGCGCTCGCGGTCGTCGTCGGCGCGGTGTTCCTCGCCACCCGTCCCGCCGGCTCCCTCACGGCCACCGCCGCCGAGTCCGACCTCCCCGACCTGGCCGGACTCGCCCCGCTGGCCGGCCCCCCGACGGCCGGGCCGACCCCGGCGCCCTCCGCGGCCCCGGTGACCCCGGTGACCCCGGTGACCCCGGCCACCGGCGGTCCCGGGATCACCCTGACCCCGCCCCGGCTGCTGGTGATCTCCCAGGCGAGCCTGCCCCAGCAGACCAAGGAGGACATCTCCCAGCTCAAGCACGTCGAGAAGATCGACTCCTTCGACGGCGGGGCGGTCAGGATCTCCGGGGCCGGGCTCAACCTGCTCGCGGTCGACCCGGCGCGGTTCCGCGCCTGGGCGCCGAAGGCCGTGGCCGAGCAGCCCAGGGTGTGGAGCGCGCTGACCCAGGGGGAGTTCGTCGCCGACAGCTCGGCGGTGCGCCGCTTCGGGCTGGTCCTCGGATCGGAGTACCAGGTGGACGGCGGCCCCCGGCTCCGGGTCGCGGCGTCCGCCTCGTTCGGCCTGCCCGGCGTGGACGGCCTGGTCGGCATGGAGACCGGCCGGCGGCTCGGGCTGCTGCCGGGCGTGGCACTGCTGGTGCACGGCCCGGAGAAGGCGGCGACCGCCCTGAACGCCGGGGTACGCAGGCTGCTCGGCTCGGGCGCGCAGGTGGTCACGGTGGGCGGCGGCCGTACGGCGCGGGCCGCCGCGGACAAGAGCGCCGCGGACAGGCCCGCCACAGGCAAGACCACCGCCAAGACCACGGGCAAGACCACCGCCAAGCAGCCGCGGGCGCCCCGGCAGGTGGCGGTCGGACGGCCCGGCAGCTACCTGGATCTGTACCGCAGGTCGGCCGCCGTCTGCCCGGGCCTGTCATGGACGGTGCTGGCCGCGATCGGCCAGGTGGAGAGCTCGCACGGGCGCAACAACGGGCCGTCCTCGGCGGGCGCGCAGGGCCCCATGCAGTTCATGCCCGCCACCTGGAAGGCCTACGGCGTCGACGGCGACGGCGACGGCGTCGCCGACATCTGGAGCCCCTACGACGCCGTCCCCTCGGCGGCCAACTACCTGTGCGCCAACGGCGCCGGGCAGGGCGGCAAGAAGCTGGAGAAGGCCATCTGGTTCTACAACCACTCCTGGTCGTATGTCAGCAAGGTCATGTCCATCTCCCTGGGCTACGCCCGCGCCTACCCGTGA